A DNA window from Micromonospora inyonensis contains the following coding sequences:
- the gltB gene encoding glutamate synthase large subunit: MAFPYPPHPQSAPSAGPRPPAGAAGAQGLYDPANEHDACGVAFVADLYGRRSHEVVANGLGALCRLDHRGARGAEPNTGDGAGIMIQVPDAFLRAVVDFPLPPVGQYATGLVFLPDDDAGEARARRVLEKYALVEGAEVLGWRDVPVDPADLGETALAAMPRVRQLFLAASRLTGSPDAPAGTPLTGLDLDRVAFCVRKQTERETAERGVPAYFPSLSGRTMVYKGMLTPDQLPAYYPDLRDSRVTSAIALVHSRFSTNTFPSWPLAHPYRFIAHNGEINTIRGNRNWMQAREALLRTANLPGNIRRLFPICTPAASDSANFDEVLELLHLGGRSLPHAVLMMIPEAWENDPDMRADKRAFYRFHASLMEPWDGPASVAFTDGAVVGAVLDRNGLRPGRWWRTADGLVVLGSEAGVLDLDPARVIAKGRLQPGKMFLVDTVAGRIVQDDEIKAELAAAQPYGDWLHAGLIELDDLPAREHIVYTHDSVRRRQQTFGYTEEELKILLAPMARSGAEPIGSMGTDTPISPLSTRPRLLYDYFHQLFAQVTNPPLDAIREELVTSLQTTIGPESNLLDPGPASCRQIVLPYPVIDNDELAKLLSVDDDGDQPGFKAVRVSGLYRLREGGAGIKARLTDICRHVSEAIEDGVRILVLSDRDSNADLAPIPSLLLTAAVHQHLVREQTRTQVALVVESGDCREVHHAAVLIGYGAAAVNPYLAFESVEDMIATGVLTGVAPNRADEPPSELAAKAVRNYVKALGKGVLKIMSKMGISTVSSYCGAQVFEAVGLDTQLVERYFRGTPSTISGIGLDGIHAEVAARHALAWPAPGTPASPRLEVGGEYQWRREGELHLFNPETVFLLQHATRSRQYDIFREYTGKVDALAARAGSLRGLFTLRTGVRPPVPIEEVEPASEIVKRFATGAMSYGSISAEAHETLAVAMNRLGGKSNTGEGGEESDRLYDPVRRSAVKQIASGRFGVTSEYLVNADDLQIKMAQGAKPGEGGQLPGNKVWPWIARTRHATPGVGLISPPPHHDIYSIEDLAQLVHDLKCVNPAARVHVKLVSEVGVGTVAAGVAKLKADVILISGHDGGTGASPLNSLKHAGTPWELGLAEAQQTLLINKLRDRVTVQVDGQLKTGRDVLVAALLGAEEFGFATAPLIVAGCVMMRVCHLDTCPVGIATQNPVLRERFTGRPEFVENFFLFLAEEVRGYLAELGLRSIEEAIGQVELLDVAPAVEHWKAKGLDLGRVLHLPELPAGAARRGVRAQDHGLEHALDNELIRLAGPALRDGTPVRVEVAVRNEHRSVGAMLGGEMTRRYGGTGLPDDTVEFVLRGTAGQSFGAFLPYGVTLRLHGDANDYVGKGLSGGRIVVTPDRAAPFVSAQAAPGDRAEDQIIAGNTILYGATAGEVFLRGRVGERFAVRNSGATAVVEGVGDHGCEYMTGGTVVVLGPTGRNFAAGMSGGLAFVHDLDRRRVNTELVDLAPLRDEERELLHDLVRRHVAETGSTVAEDLLKRWPEAVEEFTAVVPRDYRRVLDIMRAAEAAGRDVDDAVMTALSAPAAPAHRTVAAQEVARA; this comes from the coding sequence GTGGCCTTTCCGTACCCTCCCCACCCCCAGTCCGCCCCGTCCGCCGGCCCGCGCCCGCCCGCCGGCGCGGCTGGCGCCCAGGGCCTCTACGACCCGGCGAACGAGCACGACGCCTGCGGTGTGGCCTTCGTGGCGGACCTGTACGGGCGACGCTCCCACGAGGTCGTCGCGAACGGCCTCGGCGCGCTGTGCCGGCTCGACCACCGGGGCGCCCGGGGCGCGGAACCCAACACCGGCGACGGCGCGGGCATCATGATCCAGGTGCCGGACGCGTTCCTCCGCGCCGTGGTGGACTTCCCCCTCCCGCCCGTCGGGCAGTACGCCACCGGTCTGGTCTTCCTCCCCGACGACGACGCCGGTGAAGCCCGCGCCCGCCGGGTGCTGGAGAAGTACGCCCTGGTCGAGGGGGCCGAGGTGCTCGGCTGGCGGGACGTGCCTGTCGACCCGGCCGACCTCGGCGAGACCGCCCTGGCGGCGATGCCCCGGGTCCGTCAGCTCTTCCTCGCCGCGAGCCGGCTCACCGGCTCCCCGGACGCTCCTGCCGGCACCCCGCTGACCGGTCTCGACCTGGACCGGGTGGCGTTCTGCGTCCGTAAGCAGACCGAACGGGAAACCGCCGAGCGGGGCGTGCCGGCGTACTTCCCGTCGCTGTCCGGGCGCACCATGGTCTACAAGGGGATGCTCACCCCCGACCAGCTCCCGGCGTACTACCCGGACCTGCGGGACAGTCGGGTGACCAGCGCGATCGCCTTGGTGCACTCCCGGTTCTCCACGAACACGTTCCCGTCCTGGCCGCTGGCGCACCCGTACCGGTTCATCGCCCACAACGGCGAGATCAACACGATCCGGGGCAACCGGAACTGGATGCAGGCCCGCGAGGCGCTGCTGCGGACGGCGAACCTGCCGGGCAACATCCGCCGGCTGTTCCCGATCTGCACTCCGGCCGCCTCCGACTCGGCCAACTTCGACGAGGTCCTCGAACTGCTGCACCTGGGCGGGCGGAGCCTCCCGCACGCGGTGCTCATGATGATCCCCGAGGCGTGGGAGAACGACCCGGACATGCGCGCCGACAAGCGCGCCTTCTACCGGTTCCACGCCAGCCTGATGGAGCCGTGGGACGGGCCGGCCTCGGTGGCCTTCACCGACGGCGCGGTCGTCGGCGCGGTGCTGGACCGCAACGGCCTGCGACCGGGCCGCTGGTGGCGTACCGCCGACGGCCTCGTGGTGCTCGGCAGCGAGGCGGGCGTGCTCGACCTCGACCCGGCCCGGGTGATCGCCAAGGGGAGGCTCCAGCCGGGGAAGATGTTCCTGGTCGACACCGTCGCCGGTCGGATCGTGCAGGACGACGAGATCAAGGCCGAGCTGGCCGCCGCCCAGCCGTACGGCGACTGGCTGCACGCGGGGCTGATCGAGCTGGACGACCTGCCCGCCCGCGAGCACATCGTCTACACCCACGACTCGGTGCGCCGCCGGCAGCAGACCTTCGGCTACACCGAGGAGGAGCTGAAGATCCTCCTCGCGCCGATGGCCCGCAGCGGCGCGGAGCCGATCGGTTCGATGGGCACCGACACCCCGATCTCCCCGCTCTCCACCCGGCCACGGCTGCTCTACGACTACTTCCACCAGCTTTTCGCGCAGGTCACCAACCCCCCGCTGGACGCCATCCGGGAGGAGCTGGTCACCAGCCTCCAGACCACCATCGGCCCGGAGAGCAACCTGCTCGACCCGGGGCCGGCGAGCTGCCGGCAGATCGTGCTGCCGTACCCGGTGATCGACAACGACGAGCTGGCCAAGCTCCTCTCCGTCGACGACGACGGGGACCAGCCCGGCTTCAAGGCGGTCCGGGTCTCCGGCCTGTACCGGCTCCGCGAGGGCGGGGCGGGCATCAAGGCCCGGCTGACCGATATCTGCCGGCACGTCTCCGAGGCGATCGAGGACGGCGTGCGCATCCTGGTCCTCTCCGACCGGGACTCCAACGCCGACCTGGCCCCGATCCCGTCACTGCTGCTCACCGCCGCCGTGCACCAGCACCTCGTCCGCGAACAGACCCGCACCCAGGTCGCGCTGGTGGTGGAGTCCGGCGACTGCCGGGAGGTGCACCACGCGGCCGTGCTGATCGGGTACGGCGCGGCGGCGGTCAACCCGTACCTCGCCTTCGAGTCCGTCGAGGACATGATCGCTACCGGAGTGTTGACCGGAGTGGCCCCCAACCGAGCCGACGAACCGCCATCGGAGCTGGCGGCCAAGGCGGTCCGCAACTACGTCAAGGCGCTCGGCAAGGGCGTCCTGAAGATCATGTCGAAGATGGGCATCTCCACCGTCTCGTCGTACTGCGGCGCGCAGGTCTTCGAGGCCGTCGGGCTGGACACCCAACTCGTCGAGCGGTACTTCCGGGGCACCCCGAGCACGATCAGCGGCATCGGGCTGGACGGCATCCACGCCGAGGTCGCCGCCCGGCACGCCCTGGCCTGGCCCGCCCCGGGCACCCCCGCCTCGCCCCGCCTGGAGGTGGGCGGCGAGTACCAGTGGCGGCGCGAGGGCGAGCTGCACCTGTTCAACCCGGAGACGGTCTTCCTGCTCCAGCACGCCACCCGCAGCCGGCAGTACGACATCTTCCGCGAGTACACCGGCAAGGTCGACGCGCTCGCCGCGCGGGCCGGGTCACTGCGCGGCCTGTTCACGCTGCGCACCGGCGTCCGGCCCCCGGTGCCGATCGAGGAGGTCGAGCCGGCCAGCGAGATCGTCAAGCGCTTCGCCACCGGGGCGATGTCGTACGGGTCGATCTCGGCGGAGGCGCACGAGACCCTGGCCGTGGCGATGAACCGCCTCGGCGGAAAGTCCAACACCGGCGAGGGCGGCGAGGAATCCGACCGCCTCTACGACCCGGTACGCCGCTCGGCGGTCAAGCAGATCGCCAGTGGCCGGTTCGGGGTGACCAGCGAGTACCTGGTCAACGCGGACGACCTCCAGATCAAGATGGCGCAGGGCGCCAAGCCCGGCGAGGGCGGGCAGCTCCCCGGCAACAAGGTCTGGCCGTGGATCGCCCGGACCCGCCACGCCACCCCGGGTGTCGGCCTGATCTCTCCGCCGCCGCACCACGACATCTACTCGATCGAGGACCTCGCCCAGCTCGTACACGATCTGAAGTGCGTCAACCCGGCCGCCCGGGTGCACGTCAAGCTGGTCAGCGAGGTCGGCGTCGGCACCGTGGCGGCCGGCGTCGCCAAGCTCAAGGCCGACGTCATCCTGATCTCCGGCCACGACGGCGGCACCGGCGCGTCCCCGCTGAACTCGCTCAAGCACGCCGGCACCCCCTGGGAGCTGGGCCTGGCCGAGGCGCAGCAGACGCTGCTGATCAACAAGCTCCGTGACCGGGTCACCGTGCAGGTCGACGGGCAGCTCAAGACCGGCCGGGACGTGCTCGTCGCGGCGCTGCTCGGCGCGGAGGAGTTCGGCTTCGCCACCGCACCGCTGATCGTCGCCGGCTGCGTGATGATGCGCGTCTGTCACCTGGACACCTGTCCGGTCGGCATCGCCACCCAGAATCCGGTGCTGCGCGAGCGCTTCACCGGCCGCCCGGAGTTCGTGGAGAACTTCTTCCTCTTCCTCGCCGAGGAGGTCCGGGGCTACCTGGCCGAGTTGGGGCTGCGCAGCATCGAAGAGGCGATCGGGCAGGTCGAGCTGCTCGACGTCGCCCCGGCGGTGGAGCACTGGAAGGCCAAGGGGCTCGACCTGGGGCGCGTCCTGCACCTGCCGGAGCTGCCCGCCGGCGCCGCCCGGCGCGGCGTCCGCGCCCAGGACCACGGCCTGGAGCACGCCCTGGACAACGAGCTGATCCGGCTGGCCGGTCCGGCCCTGCGCGACGGCACCCCGGTCCGGGTCGAGGTGGCGGTGCGCAACGAGCACCGCAGCGTCGGCGCGATGCTCGGCGGCGAGATGACCCGCCGGTACGGCGGCACCGGTCTGCCCGACGACACCGTCGAGTTCGTGCTGCGCGGCACGGCCGGTCAGTCGTTCGGCGCGTTCCTGCCGTACGGGGTGACCCTGCGGCTGCACGGCGACGCCAACGACTACGTCGGCAAGGGTCTCTCCGGGGGGCGGATCGTCGTCACCCCGGACCGGGCCGCCCCGTTCGTGTCCGCCCAGGCCGCGCCCGGCGACCGCGCCGAGGACCAGATCATCGCCGGCAACACCATCCTGTACGGCGCCACCGCCGGTGAGGTCTTCCTGCGTGGCCGGGTGGGGGAGCGGTTCGCGGTCCGCAACTCCGGCGCGACGGCGGTCGTCGAGGGTGTCGGCGACCACGGCTGCGAGTACATGACCGGCGGCACGGTGGTCGTCCTCGGCCCGACCGGTCGCAACTTCGCCGCCGGCATGTCCGGTGGTCTCGCCTTCGTGCACGATCTGGACCGCCGTCGGGTCAACACCGAACTGGTGGACCTCGCGCCGCTGCGCGACGAGGAGCGTGAGCTGCTGCACGACCTGGTCCGCCGGCACGTCGCCGAGACCGGGTCGACGGTCGCCGAGGATCTGCTCAAGCGGTGGCCGGAGGCGGTGGAGGAGTTCACCGCGGTGGTCCCCCGGGACTACCGCCGGGTGCTGGACATCATGCGGGCCGCCGAAGCCGCCGGCCGCGACGTCGACGATGCGGTGATGACCGCGCTGTCCGCGCCGGCCGCGCCGGCCCACCGGACGGTGGCGGCCCAGGAGGTGGCTCGTGCCTGA
- a CDS encoding glutamate synthase subunit beta — protein sequence MPDPNGFLRYPRRLPERRPVPVRISDWREVYPPAGEGLVREQATRCMDCGVPFCHDGCPLGNRIPDWNDLVRTGDWAAAVGSLHATNNFPEFTGRLCPAPCEAACVLGIGDDPVTIKQVEVEIANAAFDQGLVVPAPVAPPTGRRVAVVGSGPAGLAAAQQLVRAGHAVTVYERDDAIGGLLRYGIPDFKLEKGHIDRRLVQLAAEGVEFRTGVNVGVDVTAEQLRAGYDAVLLACGALAGRDTPQTPGRGLRGVHQAMEHLVAANRAVAEAGDGPVGPTPIDAAGKHVVIIGGGDTAADCLGVAHRQGALGVHQLDLYPEPPHTRDTARDPWPTWPWLLRSYPAHEEGGQRVFAVAVQEFVDDGTGGVRAVRIAEVTVTKRDGQRIVTPVPGSERELPADLVLLAIGFEGTEEQPLLAQFGVTRNTRGAVDARPDWQTDADGVFVAGDMHRGASLIVWAIAEGRAAAAAIHAHLGGAGTLPAPVTASTRPLAAR from the coding sequence GTGCCTGACCCGAACGGTTTCCTGCGCTATCCCCGGCGGCTGCCGGAGCGCCGCCCGGTGCCGGTGCGGATCAGCGACTGGCGGGAGGTGTACCCGCCCGCCGGGGAGGGCCTCGTGCGCGAGCAGGCCACCCGGTGCATGGACTGCGGCGTCCCGTTCTGCCACGACGGCTGTCCCCTGGGCAACCGCATCCCGGACTGGAACGACCTGGTCCGCACCGGGGACTGGGCGGCGGCGGTGGGCTCGTTGCACGCCACCAACAACTTCCCCGAGTTCACCGGTCGGCTCTGTCCCGCGCCCTGCGAGGCGGCCTGCGTGCTCGGCATCGGCGACGACCCGGTGACCATCAAGCAGGTCGAGGTGGAGATCGCCAACGCCGCCTTCGACCAGGGCCTGGTCGTCCCCGCGCCGGTCGCCCCGCCGACCGGCCGGCGGGTCGCGGTGGTCGGCTCCGGCCCGGCCGGCCTGGCCGCCGCGCAGCAACTGGTCCGCGCCGGTCACGCGGTCACCGTGTACGAACGGGACGACGCGATCGGCGGCCTGCTCCGGTACGGCATCCCCGACTTCAAGCTGGAGAAGGGGCACATCGACCGGCGGCTGGTCCAGCTCGCCGCCGAGGGGGTGGAGTTCCGCACCGGCGTGAACGTCGGCGTGGACGTCACCGCCGAGCAGCTCCGCGCCGGGTACGACGCGGTGCTGCTGGCGTGCGGTGCGCTCGCCGGCCGGGACACCCCGCAGACCCCGGGCCGTGGGCTGCGCGGCGTCCACCAGGCGATGGAACATCTGGTCGCGGCGAACCGCGCGGTCGCCGAGGCGGGGGACGGGCCGGTCGGACCGACCCCGATCGACGCGGCCGGGAAGCACGTGGTAATCATCGGCGGCGGGGACACCGCGGCGGACTGCCTCGGGGTGGCGCACCGGCAGGGCGCGCTCGGCGTCCACCAGCTCGACCTGTACCCGGAGCCGCCGCACACCCGCGACACCGCCCGCGACCCGTGGCCGACCTGGCCGTGGCTGCTGCGCAGCTACCCGGCCCACGAGGAGGGCGGCCAGCGGGTCTTCGCCGTCGCCGTGCAGGAGTTCGTCGACGACGGCACCGGCGGCGTCCGGGCGGTCCGGATCGCCGAGGTGACCGTCACCAAGCGCGACGGCCAGCGGATCGTCACGCCGGTGCCCGGCTCGGAGCGGGAGCTCCCGGCCGACCTGGTGCTGCTGGCGATCGGCTTCGAGGGCACCGAGGAGCAGCCGCTGCTCGCCCAGTTCGGGGTGACCCGCAACACCCGGGGCGCGGTCGACGCCCGCCCCGACTGGCAGACCGACGCCGACGGGGTCTTCGTCGCCGGTGACATGCACCGGGGCGCGTCCCTGATCGTCTGGGCGATCGCCGAGGGCCGGGCCGCCGCCGCCGCGATCCACGCCCACCTCGGCGGCGCGGGGACGCTCCCCGCGCCGGTGACCGCCTCCACGCGGCCGCTCGCCGCGCGCTGA